The following are encoded in a window of Alphaproteobacteria bacterium genomic DNA:
- a CDS encoding PaaI family thioesterase, giving the protein MGGEEQIYRVAWVPHEVNQDAYASLSGLDVLRKVVDGSLPHVPYAAIIGIRLVEVESGYAVFATEPAEHLYNPLGTVHGGVAASLIDSATGCAVYATLGAQDKWTTLELKVNYVRAMTEAVGEVRCTGTIIHAGGSIVTAEARVTDREGRLYAHGNSTILVKRAANGNR; this is encoded by the coding sequence ATGGGTGGCGAGGAACAGATCTATCGGGTCGCCTGGGTGCCGCATGAGGTGAACCAGGATGCCTACGCGTCGCTCAGCGGACTGGACGTCCTACGGAAGGTCGTCGATGGGTCGCTGCCCCACGTGCCCTATGCCGCCATCATCGGAATCCGTCTCGTCGAAGTCGAGTCGGGATACGCCGTCTTCGCCACCGAGCCCGCGGAGCACCTCTACAATCCCTTGGGGACCGTTCACGGTGGCGTCGCCGCGAGCTTGATCGACAGCGCGACGGGCTGCGCCGTTTACGCGACACTCGGCGCCCAAGACAAATGGACAACCCTGGAGCTCAAGGTCAATTACGTGCGCGCGATGACGGAAGCGGTCGGCGAGGTGCGGTGCACGGGCACGATCATTCACGCCGGCGGCAGCATCGTCACCGCGGAGGCCCGGGTGACCGACCGTGAAGGCCGGCTCTACGCTCACGGAAATTCGACCATTCTGGTCAAACGCGCGGCGAATGGAAATCGCTGA
- a CDS encoding SLC13 family permease, whose translation MWVTLAIIVLAMVMYGLEKTPLDLTSLAIICVLMAFFHFFPMVGPDGVNRLRPERLLEGFANPALLSVLGLLVMGQGIVRTGALDQVGRAVYNTTRGHPLAATGLALVVVVVVSAFLNNIPVVVIFIPIMQALADQLGRTASRLMIPLSYAAILGGMTTLIGSSTNLLVSSALIEIGEEPFGFFDFTIPGILMAIGGLVYILLVAPRLLPDRQAFTRVLVDDAGKQFIAQIVVAPDSRLAGEKAVGGFFPRLKGMTVRLVQRGEHAFLPPFEDFSLIPGDVVVIAATRKVLTEAIQDYGGESMADDVAPSPEKGGRRVTEQVLAEAMVAPSSRMIGQNLELIGFRYRYHCLVLGIQRHARMIRARMTEIRLEAGDVLLIQGHPDDVAALRANRDMVLLEWSAKDMPSPAHARRAGLIFAVTIGLAAFGILPIVISALGGAAAMVATGCLNMRQAIRAIDSSIVFMIGAALAMGTSLQATGGADYIAMLLIDGFGDSGPVVVLSAFFLTVAILSNIISTKACAVLFTPIAIGIAHGLGANPVAFAVAVVFASNCSFASPVGYQTNLLVMGPGHYRFYDFVRAGAPMIIFAWIIFTIVVPWYYGV comes from the coding sequence ATGTGGGTGACCCTGGCCATCATCGTGCTGGCAATGGTGATGTACGGGCTCGAAAAGACCCCGCTCGATCTGACCTCGCTGGCCATCATTTGTGTCCTGATGGCATTTTTTCACTTCTTTCCCATGGTCGGTCCGGACGGCGTCAACCGCCTCCGGCCGGAACGGCTCCTCGAAGGGTTCGCCAATCCGGCGCTGCTGTCGGTGCTCGGCCTGCTCGTCATGGGGCAAGGCATCGTGCGGACCGGCGCGCTCGATCAGGTCGGCCGGGCGGTCTACAACACGACCCGCGGGCATCCGTTGGCGGCAACCGGGTTGGCCCTTGTCGTCGTGGTCGTGGTCAGCGCATTTCTCAACAACATCCCGGTCGTCGTGATCTTCATTCCGATCATGCAGGCCTTGGCCGACCAGCTCGGCCGTACGGCGAGCCGGCTGATGATCCCGCTGAGCTACGCCGCCATCCTCGGCGGCATGACCACCTTGATCGGCTCGAGCACCAACTTGCTGGTGTCGAGCGCCTTGATCGAGATCGGCGAGGAGCCGTTCGGTTTTTTCGATTTCACGATTCCCGGCATCCTCATGGCGATCGGCGGTTTGGTCTATATTCTGCTCGTCGCGCCGCGGCTGCTGCCCGACCGGCAGGCCTTCACGCGGGTGCTTGTCGACGACGCCGGCAAACAATTCATCGCCCAGATCGTCGTCGCGCCGGATTCCAGGTTGGCCGGCGAAAAGGCGGTCGGCGGCTTCTTCCCCCGGCTCAAGGGTATGACGGTTCGTCTCGTCCAGCGCGGCGAACACGCGTTCCTGCCGCCGTTCGAGGACTTCTCCTTGATTCCCGGCGATGTGGTGGTGATCGCCGCGACACGAAAGGTGTTGACCGAAGCGATTCAGGACTATGGCGGCGAATCGATGGCCGACGACGTCGCGCCGAGTCCGGAGAAAGGCGGTCGCCGCGTTACCGAGCAGGTCCTGGCCGAGGCCATGGTAGCACCCAGTTCGCGCATGATCGGCCAGAATCTCGAATTGATCGGGTTTCGTTACCGGTATCACTGTCTGGTCCTCGGCATTCAGCGCCATGCCCGGATGATTCGGGCGCGCATGACGGAAATTCGCCTGGAGGCCGGCGACGTGTTGTTGATCCAGGGTCATCCCGACGACGTCGCCGCCCTGCGTGCGAACCGCGACATGGTGCTCCTCGAATGGTCGGCCAAGGATATGCCGTCGCCGGCCCATGCCCGCCGCGCCGGACTTATTTTCGCGGTGACGATTGGCCTCGCCGCCTTCGGCATATTGCCGATCGTCATTTCGGCGCTCGGCGGTGCCGCGGCGATGGTCGCGACGGGATGCCTCAATATGCGCCAGGCGATCCGCGCCATCGATTCGTCGATCGTGTTCATGATCGGTGCGGCACTCGCCATGGGGACCAGCCTGCAAGCGACGGGTGGAGCCGACTATATCGCCATGCTGCTCATCGACGGCTTCGGCGATTCGGGACCGGTGGTCGTCCTGTCCGCCTTCTTTCTGACCGTCGCGATCCTGTCGAACATCATCAGCACCAAGGCTTGTGCGGTGCTGTTCACGCCGATCGCGATCGGCATCGCCCACGGCTTGGGCGCCAACCCCGTGGCCTTCGCGGTCGCCGTTGTCTTCGCCTCCAATTGCTCGTTCGCCTCGCCGGTCGGCTATCAAACCAACCTGCTGGTGATGGGTCCCGGGCATTACCGTTTTTACGATTTCGTTCGTGCCGGGGCGCCGATGATCATTTTCGCGTGGATCATCTTTACGATCGTCGTGCCGTGGTACTACGGCGTCTGA
- a CDS encoding PhzF family phenazine biosynthesis protein — translation MRIPIYQVDAFSAAVFGGNPAAICPLDRWLPDEVMQSIAAENNLSETAFIVRRNEGDSVAFDLRWFTPAIEVDLCGHATLGAAHIVFDRIDPDAEAIEFFTRSGPLSVTRENGLLAMDLPSSPPIPDSDLGDVAGALGAAPREVLNAMYGLAIFDDADDIRALTPDIDRIAALNCEAIIASAPGDPGSGVDFVSRFFAPKAGIPEDPVTGSAHCVLTPYWSARLGKKDLVAKQISRRGGEVHCRDLGPRVRIAGTVSPYLDGMLNL, via the coding sequence ATGAGAATCCCCATCTATCAGGTCGACGCGTTCTCGGCCGCGGTCTTCGGCGGGAACCCGGCCGCGATCTGTCCCCTGGATCGTTGGCTGCCCGACGAGGTGATGCAGTCGATCGCCGCCGAGAACAATTTGTCCGAGACGGCGTTCATCGTGCGCCGCAACGAGGGCGACTCCGTCGCCTTCGATTTGCGCTGGTTCACGCCGGCGATCGAGGTCGACCTCTGCGGCCATGCGACCTTGGGCGCCGCGCACATCGTGTTCGACAGGATCGATCCGGACGCCGAAGCGATCGAATTCTTCACCCGCAGCGGGCCCCTTTCGGTGACCCGCGAAAATGGACTGCTGGCGATGGATCTTCCGTCGTCGCCGCCGATTCCGGACTCGGACCTCGGCGACGTTGCGGGCGCTCTCGGTGCCGCTCCGCGTGAGGTTCTGAACGCCATGTACGGCTTGGCGATCTTCGATGATGCCGACGACATTCGCGCACTGACGCCCGATATCGACCGCATCGCGGCCTTGAATTGCGAAGCGATTATCGCGTCGGCGCCCGGCGATCCGGGCTCGGGCGTCGATTTCGTATCGCGTTTCTTCGCGCCCAAGGCGGGCATTCCGGAGGACCCGGTGACCGGATCGGCGCATTGCGTCTTGACGCCCTACTGGTCCGCTCGATTGGGCAAAAAAGACCTGGTCGCCAAGCAGATTTCTCGCCGCGGCGGCGAAGTTCATTGTCGCGACCTCGGCCCGCGGGTACGTATTGCCGGGACCGTATCGCCTTACCTCGACGGGATGTTGAATTTGTGA
- a CDS encoding phosphoserine transaminase has protein sequence MKPSVKPGDPRFSSGPCAKRPGWSLDALRGAVVGRSHRAAAGKAKLAEVIERSRDILGLPADYRLGIVPASDTGAIEMTLWSLLGPRGVDMLAWESFGKTWVSDVRSQLRLDDVRVFEADYGDLPDLDAVDCDRDVVFTWNGTTSGVCVPDGGWIDPNRAGLTICDATSAVFAMDLPWQRLDAATFSWQKVLGGEAAHGMIVLGPRAIERLQSHVPPWPLPKIFRLTKDGALIEGIFQGETINTPSMLCVEDLIDALKWAESIGGLPALVERARANLAAVAAWVGDTHWCDFLARVAATRSCTSICLRFSDAAQCGNGAAAQKAVAKGICALLERHGAAYDVNAYRDAPAGFRLWGGATVETADLEAVLPWLDWAYGEVAATSPQPA, from the coding sequence ATGAAACCTTCGGTCAAACCGGGCGATCCCAGATTTTCATCGGGGCCCTGCGCCAAGCGCCCGGGATGGTCCCTCGATGCCTTGCGCGGCGCGGTCGTGGGCCGCTCCCATCGTGCCGCCGCGGGCAAGGCCAAATTGGCGGAGGTGATCGAGCGCAGCCGTGACATTCTCGGACTGCCGGCGGATTACCGGCTCGGCATCGTGCCGGCGTCGGACACCGGCGCCATCGAGATGACGCTGTGGTCGCTGCTCGGCCCGCGCGGTGTCGACATGCTGGCGTGGGAGAGTTTCGGCAAGACATGGGTGTCCGACGTGCGTTCGCAGCTCCGGCTCGACGACGTCAGGGTGTTCGAGGCCGATTACGGCGACCTCCCCGATCTCGACGCCGTCGATTGCGATCGCGACGTGGTGTTCACCTGGAACGGGACCACATCGGGGGTTTGCGTGCCTGACGGCGGGTGGATCGATCCCAATCGTGCCGGACTGACGATCTGCGACGCGACGTCCGCGGTTTTCGCCATGGATTTGCCCTGGCAGCGGCTCGATGCGGCGACGTTTTCGTGGCAGAAGGTTCTTGGCGGCGAAGCGGCGCACGGCATGATCGTGCTCGGCCCCCGCGCCATCGAGCGGCTCCAGTCCCACGTGCCGCCGTGGCCGCTACCGAAAATCTTTCGGCTGACCAAGGATGGTGCCCTGATCGAGGGCATCTTCCAGGGAGAGACAATCAACACGCCGTCGATGCTGTGCGTCGAGGACCTGATCGATGCCCTGAAATGGGCGGAGTCGATCGGCGGCCTTCCGGCCCTGGTTGAACGCGCCCGCGCGAACTTGGCCGCCGTCGCGGCCTGGGTCGGCGATACACATTGGTGTGATTTTCTGGCCCGCGTGGCGGCGACCCGCTCCTGCACCTCGATCTGTCTGCGCTTTTCCGATGCGGCGCAATGCGGCAACGGCGCCGCGGCGCAGAAGGCTGTGGCGAAGGGTATTTGCGCGCTGTTGGAACGGCACGGTGCCGCCTATGATGTCAACGCCTATCGGGACGCGCCCGCCGGTTTCCGGCTGTGGGGCGGGGCGACGGTCGAGACCGCCGACCTCGAAGCCGTTTTGCCGTGGCTCGATTGGGCTTATGGCGAGGTCGCCGCGACGTCGCCGCAACCCGCGTGA
- a CDS encoding GNAT family N-acetyltransferase gives MSRRKPIDVPDDIGICTARTGTEISEIRSLFLEYAESLNFDLCFQGFDEEVATLPGRYAAPDGELFLATVDRAYAGCIGARPIGDGICEMKRLYVRPAYRGVGLGRILACRIIDWARRAGYQAMRLDTVDTMVAAKALYRDLGFHPVAAYYDNPADQLEYYELRF, from the coding sequence ATGAGCCGTCGAAAACCAATCGATGTGCCCGATGACATCGGGATTTGCACGGCCCGCACAGGCACGGAAATATCCGAAATCCGATCGCTCTTTCTCGAATACGCCGAGTCGCTCAATTTCGACCTTTGCTTCCAGGGCTTCGACGAGGAAGTGGCGACATTGCCGGGACGCTACGCGGCACCCGATGGGGAACTGTTCCTCGCCACCGTCGATCGAGCCTATGCCGGCTGTATCGGCGCCCGCCCGATCGGCGACGGTATTTGCGAGATGAAGCGCCTCTACGTCCGCCCCGCCTATCGCGGCGTTGGCCTCGGCCGGATCTTGGCCTGCCGCATCATCGACTGGGCGCGACGCGCCGGCTACCAGGCGATGCGGCTGGATACCGTCGACACCATGGTCGCCGCCAAGGCGCTCTACCGCGACCTCGGCTTTCACCCGGTCGCCGCCTATTACGACAATCCGGCCGATCAACTGGAATATTACGAGCTCCGGTTTTAG
- a CDS encoding threonine dehydratase, whose translation MEHSLAELESAADLVHRFVQPSAQIEWPLLSARAGAEVWVKHENHNPTGAFKIRGGLVYMDDVRRNRPSVKGVISATTGNHGQSVALAAARVGLTATIVAPLGNSPEKNAAMRGYGAELIEHGHDFQVAYEYAQELASERGYHFVDSFNPLLVRGVATYSLEFLRAAPDLDTVYVPIGMGSGICGMIAARDALDSKTQIVGVVADRAPMYALSFEQGKPVATNSCDTMALGMACRVPVDAVVDILLRRADRIVRVTEDEIGAAMRHYFTDTHNVAEGAGAGALAALLVEQERMRGRKVGLVLSGGNIDRDQYAEILGAAA comes from the coding sequence ATGGAACATAGCCTGGCGGAACTGGAAAGTGCGGCCGATCTGGTTCACCGCTTCGTTCAGCCGTCGGCGCAAATCGAGTGGCCGCTGCTGTCGGCGCGGGCCGGGGCCGAAGTCTGGGTCAAACACGAAAATCACAACCCGACGGGCGCTTTCAAGATTCGCGGCGGGCTCGTCTACATGGACGATGTTCGTCGTAATCGGCCCTCGGTTAAGGGGGTGATTTCGGCGACCACCGGCAATCACGGTCAAAGCGTTGCCCTGGCCGCGGCGCGGGTCGGACTGACCGCGACCATCGTCGCACCGCTCGGCAACAGCCCGGAAAAGAACGCCGCGATGCGCGGCTACGGCGCCGAGTTGATCGAACACGGGCACGACTTTCAGGTCGCCTACGAATATGCCCAGGAGCTGGCGTCGGAGCGCGGGTACCATTTCGTCGATTCCTTCAATCCGCTCCTGGTGCGCGGGGTGGCGACCTATAGCCTGGAGTTCCTTCGCGCCGCCCCCGACCTCGACACGGTCTATGTGCCGATCGGCATGGGGTCGGGGATTTGCGGCATGATCGCGGCGCGCGATGCGCTGGATTCGAAGACCCAAATCGTCGGCGTCGTCGCCGATCGCGCACCGATGTACGCGCTCTCTTTCGAGCAAGGCAAACCGGTCGCGACCAACAGCTGCGACACGATGGCGCTCGGCATGGCGTGCCGGGTTCCGGTCGATGCCGTCGTCGACATCCTCCTGCGCCGCGCCGACCGTATCGTGCGTGTCACCGAGGACGAGATCGGCGCCGCCATGCGCCACTATTTCACCGACACCCACAATGTCGCCGAGGGCGCCGGGGCCGGCGCCCTGGCGGCGCTGTTGGTGGAGCAAGAGCGGATGCGGGGCCGGAAGGTCGGCCTCGTCCTTTCCGGCGGCAATATCGACCGCGATCAATATGCGGAAATCTTGGGCGCCGCCGCCTGA
- a CDS encoding alanyl-tRNA editing protein, which produces MTEELFREDAYARTCDATVTAADAAGIRLDRTVFYPMGGGQPGDVGVLRLPDGREIAITDTRKGEGTGDIVHVPTAGATLPAPGDAVVAEIDWDRRYRLMRMHTCLHLLCAIIEGDVTGGQIGDGKGRLDFNLPDTSLDKEAIAVALSRLIEENHGAEVRWISDEDLAARPELVRTMSVKPPSGRGRVRLLDIGGVDLQPCGGTHVRSTGEIGPVRIGKIENKGRQNRRVNVLFAE; this is translated from the coding sequence ATGACGGAAGAGCTTTTTCGCGAGGATGCATACGCCAGAACGTGCGACGCGACTGTCACCGCGGCCGACGCTGCCGGAATACGGCTCGACCGAACCGTCTTCTATCCGATGGGCGGCGGGCAGCCGGGCGACGTCGGCGTGCTGCGCCTTCCCGACGGGCGCGAGATCGCGATCACCGATACGCGCAAGGGCGAGGGGACCGGCGATATCGTTCACGTCCCGACGGCGGGCGCTACCCTGCCGGCTCCGGGCGATGCGGTGGTTGCCGAGATCGATTGGGACCGCCGCTATCGGCTGATGCGGATGCACACTTGTTTGCACCTGTTGTGCGCGATCATCGAGGGCGACGTCACCGGCGGTCAGATTGGCGACGGCAAGGGACGGCTCGATTTCAACCTGCCCGACACCAGCCTCGACAAGGAGGCAATTGCCGTCGCGCTCAGCCGCTTGATCGAGGAGAATCATGGCGCCGAGGTGCGCTGGATCAGCGACGAAGATTTGGCCGCGCGGCCGGAACTGGTGCGCACCATGTCGGTGAAACCACCGAGCGGTCGCGGCAGGGTTCGGCTTCTCGATATCGGCGGGGTCGACCTGCAGCCTTGCGGCGGCACCCACGTACGGTCGACCGGAGAGATCGGTCCGGTCCGGATCGGCAAGATCGAGAACAAAGGGCGGCAGAACCGGCGCGTCAATGTCCTGTTCGCGGAATAG
- a CDS encoding phosphoglycerate dehydrogenase: protein MAKVLIADKLSQRAIDSFATGGVEADVMTGLDPDALKAVIGDYDGLVIRSATKVTADVLEAGRNLKVVGRAGIGVDNVDLAAATERGIVVMNTPFGNTITTAEHAIALMLSLARSIPQANQSTHQGKWEKSRFVGVEVTGKTLGVIGCGNIGSIVADRARGLKMRVLAYDPFLSPARATDLGVQRVELDELYAKADFITLHAPETDQTRHMINAAAIAKMQRGVRLINCARGGLVVEADLKAALESGHVAGAALDVFEHEPATENGLFGMDNVVVTPHLGASTEEAQENVATQIAKQVTDFLLRGAVVNALNMPSVSTEEAPRMRPYVKLADQLGSFAGQITRHGVRGITIEYSGQVAALNTRPLTAVVLEGFLRPLLDSVNMVNAPILARQRNIEVVEKKRDRADDYLTLIRLTVDTEMRERTVAGTLIGGDKPRVVDVEGISVEANLGSNMLFVRNRDEPGFIGALGQTLGDANINIGTFHLGRSDKGGDAIAFVEVDQAIPQATLDAVNRIPHVIRAHVLSF from the coding sequence ATGGCCAAGGTTCTCATCGCCGACAAACTCAGCCAGCGGGCAATCGACAGTTTCGCCACCGGTGGCGTTGAAGCCGATGTGATGACCGGCCTCGATCCGGATGCGCTGAAGGCGGTAATCGGCGACTATGACGGCCTGGTCATCCGCTCCGCCACGAAGGTGACGGCGGACGTCCTGGAAGCCGGACGAAATCTCAAGGTTGTCGGCCGCGCCGGGATTGGTGTCGACAACGTCGATCTGGCGGCGGCGACCGAGCGCGGCATCGTCGTCATGAACACGCCGTTCGGCAATACGATCACGACGGCCGAACACGCGATTGCTTTGATGCTGTCATTGGCGCGCAGCATCCCGCAGGCGAATCAATCGACTCACCAAGGCAAGTGGGAAAAATCTCGCTTCGTCGGCGTCGAAGTCACCGGCAAGACCCTTGGCGTCATCGGCTGCGGAAATATCGGGTCGATCGTGGCCGACCGCGCCCGCGGCCTGAAGATGAGGGTGCTGGCTTACGACCCGTTTCTGTCCCCGGCGCGGGCCACCGACCTCGGCGTGCAGCGGGTGGAGCTCGACGAACTCTATGCCAAGGCGGATTTCATCACCCTGCACGCGCCCGAGACCGACCAAACCCGTCATATGATCAATGCCGCCGCGATCGCCAAGATGCAGCGCGGGGTCCGCCTGATCAATTGCGCGCGGGGCGGTTTGGTGGTTGAAGCGGATCTCAAGGCGGCGCTTGAAAGCGGCCACGTCGCGGGCGCCGCGCTCGACGTCTTCGAGCACGAGCCGGCGACCGAGAATGGGCTGTTTGGCATGGACAATGTGGTGGTTACGCCACATCTCGGCGCTTCCACCGAAGAGGCGCAGGAGAATGTCGCGACGCAGATCGCGAAGCAGGTGACCGATTTTCTACTCCGCGGCGCCGTCGTCAACGCGCTGAACATGCCGTCGGTCAGCACCGAGGAGGCGCCGCGGATGCGCCCCTACGTCAAACTCGCCGATCAGCTCGGCAGCTTCGCCGGGCAGATCACCCGGCACGGCGTCAGGGGCATCACGATCGAGTATTCGGGACAGGTCGCAGCGCTCAACACACGGCCGCTGACGGCGGTCGTGCTGGAAGGGTTTCTGCGCCCGCTGTTGGATTCGGTGAACATGGTCAACGCACCCATCCTGGCGCGACAGCGTAATATCGAAGTAGTCGAAAAGAAGCGCGATCGGGCCGACGACTATCTGACCCTGATCCGCCTGACGGTCGATACCGAAATGCGGGAACGCACGGTCGCCGGGACCTTGATCGGCGGCGACAAGCCCCGCGTCGTCGATGTCGAGGGCATCTCCGTTGAGGCCAACCTCGGGAGCAACATGCTGTTCGTGCGCAACCGCGACGAGCCCGGATTTATCGGCGCCCTCGGCCAGACCCTTGGCGACGCCAACATCAATATCGGCACGTTCCATCTTGGCCGTTCCGACAAAGGCGGCGATGCAATCGCCTTCGTCGAGGTCGATCAGGCCATACCCCAGGCCACCCTCGATGCGGTCAACAGGATTCCCCATGTCATCCGGGCGCACGTGCTCTCGTTCTGA
- a CDS encoding PLP-dependent aminotransferase family protein — translation MTIFPKDIAGSLGPRYLAIADVIAAKIGAGALTPGERLPTHRDLAWRVGVTVGTVTRAYAELERRGLTVGEIGRGTFVRGPRPEDLAPQTAAQEHSIVDLSLNYPPKGPDGGDVAAVLRALAADPKVASVLDYQPHLGRDEHRAAGARWIARSGLHVGAEQVAITSGGQHGITVALAAAVPAGDRIAAEAFTHPGFLASARMLGHKVEPIALDANGMIPEAVEEACRSGIKALYCIPTLQNPTTTVLPAERRAAVVEIAARHGVVVIEDDLFAYFHPDGPPPLASLAPDQVIYVTSVSKTVAAGLRTGYVVAPARLRDNVASAIRATCWMAAPLPAEIASRWIGDGTAARILAGLRQEAAARLDLGRKLLADYRVAAEAGALHLWLTLPGGWNAIEFTAAARRHGVAVAPDAAFRVGRPDENQAIRICLGPPATRAALETGLRRLAELLGSGPPAERSIV, via the coding sequence ATGACAATCTTTCCAAAAGATATCGCCGGAAGCCTAGGCCCGCGCTATCTCGCGATCGCCGACGTGATTGCCGCCAAGATCGGCGCCGGCGCCCTGACCCCCGGTGAACGCTTGCCGACGCATCGCGACCTGGCGTGGCGGGTCGGCGTGACGGTCGGCACGGTGACCCGCGCCTACGCCGAACTCGAGCGCCGCGGTCTGACCGTCGGCGAGATCGGCCGCGGTACCTTCGTTCGCGGGCCGCGGCCCGAAGACCTGGCGCCGCAGACCGCGGCACAAGAACACAGCATTGTCGATCTCAGCCTCAACTACCCGCCCAAGGGACCCGACGGCGGCGATGTCGCCGCCGTCCTCCGCGCGCTTGCCGCCGATCCCAAGGTCGCGTCGGTGCTCGATTATCAACCCCATCTCGGCCGCGACGAGCATCGCGCCGCCGGCGCGCGGTGGATTGCCCGCAGCGGCCTGCATGTCGGCGCCGAGCAAGTGGCAATCACCTCGGGGGGGCAGCATGGCATCACCGTGGCCCTTGCCGCCGCCGTGCCGGCCGGCGACCGCATTGCCGCCGAGGCGTTTACCCATCCCGGTTTTCTGGCCTCGGCGCGGATGCTCGGGCACAAGGTGGAGCCGATCGCGCTCGATGCGAACGGCATGATCCCCGAAGCGGTCGAGGAGGCCTGTCGCAGCGGCATCAAAGCGCTGTATTGCATTCCGACCCTGCAGAACCCGACCACTACGGTCCTGCCGGCGGAGCGCCGGGCGGCCGTTGTCGAGATCGCCGCGCGTCACGGCGTTGTCGTCATCGAGGACGATCTATTCGCCTATTTCCACCCCGATGGGCCGCCGCCGCTCGCCAGTTTGGCGCCAGACCAGGTGATCTATGTCACCAGTGTTTCGAAAACGGTCGCCGCCGGACTACGGACCGGCTATGTCGTCGCCCCGGCGCGGCTGCGCGACAACGTCGCATCGGCCATCCGTGCGACCTGCTGGATGGCCGCGCCGCTGCCGGCGGAGATCGCCTCGCGCTGGATCGGCGACGGTACGGCGGCGCGCATATTGGCTGGATTGCGCCAGGAAGCGGCGGCGCGACTAGACCTGGGACGCAAGCTCCTGGCCGATTATCGGGTCGCCGCCGAGGCCGGTGCCCTGCACCTTTGGCTCACCCTGCCCGGTGGCTGGAACGCGATCGAATTCACTGCCGCGGCACGGCGCCACGGTGTCGCGGTCGCCCCCGACGCGGCGTTTCGGGTCGGCCGGCCCGACGAAAATCAGGCCATCCGTATTTGCCTCGGCCCACCGGCGACGCGCGCCGCGCTCGAAACCGGCCTGCGACGGCTCGCCGAATTGCTCGGGTCCGGGCCTCCGGCGGAGCGCTCGATCGTGTAG
- a CDS encoding DMT family transporter, translating into MTSVSSLAAPPRALVLGAVFLTLILWSGTAIANKLAVGHMDAMTAGVLRSLLAGIIAGAIACVVRLPLPANRNQWVLLVVSGVASFAAWPMLLSLGLGATSANRAGLIMAMLPVFTGLIAALFDWRPPSVTWWVGVFIAGVGTVILITHQDTGQVLDSEGTLGGDLLILGGVIICALGYVAGGRLSPILGTWATTFWGLALATAITIPTLILLAPRTDWSAVGTHGWMAIAYLTLMSSIVGYSLWFWALGRGGIARIGSFQFAQPVLTMGFAVPILGERLTWTLVISGIVILAGVAIAQRQPR; encoded by the coding sequence GTGACCAGCGTGTCGAGTCTTGCCGCGCCGCCCCGCGCCCTGGTCCTCGGCGCGGTTTTTCTGACGCTGATTCTGTGGAGCGGCACGGCGATCGCCAACAAGCTTGCGGTCGGGCACATGGATGCGATGACCGCCGGCGTGTTGCGCTCGTTGTTGGCCGGCATCATCGCCGGCGCCATCGCCTGCGTCGTTCGGCTGCCATTGCCGGCGAACCGGAACCAGTGGGTTCTGCTGGTGGTCTCGGGCGTCGCCAGCTTTGCTGCGTGGCCGATGCTGCTGAGCCTCGGTCTCGGCGCGACCTCGGCCAACCGGGCCGGCCTGATCATGGCCATGTTGCCGGTCTTTACCGGACTGATCGCCGCGTTGTTCGATTGGCGTCCGCCGTCGGTGACGTGGTGGGTCGGTGTGTTCATAGCCGGCGTCGGCACGGTGATTCTGATCACCCACCAGGACACCGGCCAGGTGCTCGATAGCGAGGGCACTCTGGGCGGCGACCTGCTGATTCTCGGCGGCGTGATCATCTGTGCGCTGGGCTACGTCGCGGGCGGACGCCTGTCGCCGATCCTGGGCACATGGGCGACCACGTTCTGGGGGCTTGCGCTGGCGACGGCGATCACCATCCCGACTTTAATTTTGCTGGCGCCGCGTACGGATTGGTCGGCGGTCGGTACCCATGGCTGGATGGCGATCGCCTATCTCACACTGATGTCCTCGATCGTCGGTTATTCGTTATGGTTCTGGGCCCTCGGGCGCGGCGGCATCGCCCGCATCGGGTCGTTCCAATTCGCCCAGCCGGTCCTTACCATGGGCTTCGCGGTGCCGATATTGGGCGAACGACTCACCTGGACATTGGTCATTTCGGGCATCGTGATCCTGGCCGGGGTCGCGATCGCGCAACGGCAACCCCGTTGA